In Malus sylvestris chromosome 16, drMalSylv7.2, whole genome shotgun sequence, the following are encoded in one genomic region:
- the LOC126609258 gene encoding ethylene-responsive transcription factor ERF027-like, giving the protein MAEPEVLTKTTIATSTTTNNKNMLTKSPSNTKTALRRFVGVRQRPSGRWVAEIKDSSQRVRLWLGTYDTPEEAARAYDEAARALRGENARTNFAPPGPATNPNSSPLVSCASSGGFVSGSDGRHAGAGLSFSSFKAKLSKNLQSIMARSSDHNKSSKSRVSDHFTFASIFHFRKYQYQNTVNPLTDMKNIEKVVQPSIIVPHNNGESSTSTEPSSWENSSISDCSAEWAHGFQQVGVDSEGSEIGEGSIMDQIMGWMDSPDNQIGRISLGDDSEEGSRSKRFKVFSSVMVPPTFSTGSPFNNNEGEISN; this is encoded by the coding sequence ATGGCGGAACCTGAAGTACTCACAAAAACCACTATTGCCACAAGCACCACCACCAATAACAAAAACATGCTGACGAAATCACCATCAAACACTAAAACTGCACTCCGGAGGTTTGTTGGGGTTAGGCAAAGGCCATCTGGAAGATGGGTAGCAGAGATCAAGGACTCATCCCAACGTGTGAGGCTATGGCTAGGCACTTATGACACACCTGAAGAAGCAGCAAGAGCTTATGATGAAGCTGCTAGAGCGTTGCGTGGCGAAAACGCTCGCACAAACTTTGCACCCCCCGGGCCAGCCACAAACCCTAACTCAAGCCCATTGGTTTCTTGTGCTTCCAGCGGGGGCTTTGTGTCGGGGTCTGATGGTCGTCATGCCGGTGCAGGGCTTAGCTTCTCTTCCTTCAAGGCCAAGTTAAGCAAGAACCTCCAAAGTATCATGGCTAGGAGTAGTGATCATAACAAGTCCTCAAAAAGTAGGGTGAGTGATCACTTCACTTTTGCAAGTATTTTCCACTTTAGGAAATACCAATATCAAAACACAGTAAACCCTTTAACTGATATGAAGAATATAGAGAAAGTGGTGCAGCCTAGCATAATAGTGCCCCATAATAATGGAGAGAGTAGTACTAGTACTGAGCCTTCCTCTTGGGAGAACTCTAGTATTTCAGACTGCAGCGCCGAGTGGGCCCACGGGTTCCAGCAAGTAGGGGTGGATTCTGAAGGATCTGAAATTGGGGAAGGGAGTATCATGGACCAAATTATGGGGTGGATGGATAGTCCAGATAATCAGATAGGTCGGATTAGCCTTGGTGATGATAGTGAGGAGGGTTCAAGGAGTAAGAGGTTCAAGGTTTTCTCTTCAGTAATGGTTCCTCCGACATTTAGCACCGGATCTCCATTTAATAATAATGAGGGAGAAATTTCGAATTAA